From Streptomyces sp. TLI_053, a single genomic window includes:
- a CDS encoding IS5 family transposase (programmed frameshift), whose amino-acid sequence MIANLVPDELWDRTAPLMPARPVRRHRHPGRLPVPDRVALAGVVYVLRNGVAWRDVPASVVGCSGVTAWRRLRDWTEAGLRPRLQAALLTELRRADLLDLDDCGVDGSHVRALKRGDHVGPSPVDRGRPGSKHHLIVDRHGTPLAVTLTGGNRHDVTQLLPLLDAVPPIRGLRERPRHRPRRLYADRGYDFDKYRRQLWKRGIKPMIARRGIAHGSGLGKVRWVVERAFAWLHQFKRLRIRYERRADLHQGLLELACSIVCLRRLSRSF is encoded by the exons GTGATCGCGAACCTTGTCCCCGACGAGCTCTGGGATCGAACAGCCCCACTGATGCCGGCGCGGCCCGTGCGGCGGCATCGCCACCCCGGGCGGCTTCCAGTGCCGGACCGTGTCGCGCTCGCTGGCGTCGTCTACGTCCTGCGCAACGGCGTGGCTTGGCGAGACGTACCGGCTTCGGTGGTGGGTTGCTCCGGGGTGACGGCCTGGCGACGGCTGCGAGACTGGACCGAGGCGGGTCTTCGGCCCCGCCTGCAGGCCGCGTTGTTGACCGAATTGCGCCGAGCAGACCTGTTGGACCTGGACGACTGCGGGGTGGACGGCTCGCACGTCCGGGCCCTCA AAAGGGGGGATCACGTCGGCCCCTCGCCCGTCGATCGTGGCCGGCCCGGCTCCAAGCACCACCTGATCGTCGATCGCCACGGCACCCCGCTGGCCGTCACACTCACCGGCGGCAACCGGCACGACGTCACCCAACTCCTACCGCTGCTGGACGCGGTCCCACCGATCCGGGGCCTGCGAGAGCGGCCCCGCCACCGGCCCCGGCGCCTGTACGCCGACCGGGGCTACGACTTCGACAAGTACCGCCGCCAGCTGTGGAAGCGCGGCATCAAGCCGATGATCGCCCGACGCGGCATCGCCCACGGCTCCGGACTCGGCAAAGTGCGCTGGGTCGTAGAGCGCGCGTTCGCCTGGCTCCACCAGTTCAAGCGCCTCCGCATCCGCTACGAGCGACGCGCCGACCTCCACCAGGGACTCCTCGAACTCGCCTGCTCAATCGTCTGCCTGCGGCGGCTCTCGCGATCATTCTGA
- a CDS encoding DUF1990 domain-containing protein yields the protein MNAHAPLSDLNYPEVGASTRLDTPLPAGYNHLRHRALIGHGRAALDAAGTAVLGWRMHRAAGVRITADAGRAARGVAVQCAIGIGPLRAGAPCRVVWSTAEGEPDRYGFTYGTRRGHLAVGEETFVVELAPDGAVWFTVNAFSRPQRWYARLAGPLLPLAQHLFARRCARALTHLATWATR from the coding sequence ATGAACGCCCACGCACCGCTCAGCGACCTCAACTACCCCGAGGTCGGCGCCAGCACCCGCCTCGACACCCCGCTCCCGGCCGGCTACAACCACCTCCGCCACCGCGCCCTGATCGGCCACGGCCGCGCCGCCCTCGACGCCGCCGGGACGGCCGTGCTGGGCTGGCGGATGCACCGGGCCGCCGGTGTCCGGATCACCGCCGACGCCGGGCGGGCCGCGCGCGGGGTCGCGGTCCAGTGCGCCATCGGCATCGGCCCGCTGCGGGCCGGCGCCCCGTGCCGGGTCGTCTGGAGCACCGCCGAGGGCGAACCCGACCGCTACGGCTTCACGTACGGCACCCGCCGGGGGCACCTCGCGGTGGGCGAGGAGACCTTCGTGGTGGAACTGGCACCGGACGGGGCGGTCTGGTTCACCGTGAACGCCTTCAGCCGCCCCCAGCGCTGGTACGCCCGCCTCGCCGGCCCCCTCCTCCCCCTCGCCCAACACCTCTTCGCCCGCCGCTGCGCCCGCGCCCTCACCCACCTCGCCACCTGGGCAACCCGTTAG
- a CDS encoding YndJ family protein: MGRGTAELVDLLVLLGMGAVVPLGLALVDEPGLVRLRRLWPLAAVPGALSLWLPRGPLATGTAACYALGTLAVAAHAPIRLARTRSLAPPEIAVLTALAMPSVAGLALVAERAGYRLFGFDLDILALTVPHFHYAGFTAALVAGLVCRAVPDHPAARWAALSVPTGTLLVLGGYFVGDWAELVGAAVLTAGMWLVGLLTWRDLRPRAGDRGRVPRCTGTPVLLGVSATVLAVTMLLALWWALGEASGIPRPTLGWMAATHGVGNALGFALCSLLAWRRLALAPMPPVRPVPPMPLAPPMPPMPPIPQETLR; this comes from the coding sequence ATGGGCAGAGGAACCGCCGAACTGGTCGACCTGCTGGTCCTGCTCGGCATGGGCGCGGTCGTCCCGCTCGGCCTCGCACTCGTCGACGAACCGGGACTCGTCCGGCTGCGCCGCCTCTGGCCGCTGGCCGCCGTCCCCGGTGCCCTGTCACTGTGGCTGCCACGGGGCCCGCTCGCCACCGGCACCGCCGCCTGCTACGCCCTCGGCACCCTCGCCGTCGCCGCCCACGCCCCGATCCGGCTGGCCCGCACCCGCTCCCTCGCCCCGCCCGAGATCGCCGTGCTCACCGCGCTGGCCATGCCCTCGGTCGCCGGACTGGCCCTGGTCGCGGAGCGCGCCGGGTACCGGCTGTTCGGCTTCGACCTCGACATCCTGGCCCTGACCGTCCCGCACTTCCACTACGCCGGGTTCACCGCCGCCCTCGTCGCCGGACTCGTCTGCCGCGCCGTCCCCGACCACCCCGCCGCCCGGTGGGCCGCGCTCAGCGTCCCGACCGGGACCCTGCTGGTGCTCGGCGGCTACTTCGTCGGGGACTGGGCCGAGCTCGTCGGCGCCGCCGTCCTCACCGCGGGCATGTGGCTGGTCGGCCTGCTCACCTGGCGCGACCTGCGACCCCGAGCCGGGGACCGGGGCCGCGTCCCCCGGTGCACCGGCACGCCCGTCCTGCTCGGTGTCTCGGCGACCGTCCTCGCCGTCACCATGCTGCTCGCCCTCTGGTGGGCCCTCGGCGAGGCCTCCGGCATCCCCCGTCCCACCCTCGGCTGGATGGCAGCCACCCACGGCGTCGGCAACGCCCTCGGCTTCGCCCTCTGCTCGCTGCTCGCCTGGCGGCGCCTCGCCCTCGCCCCGATGCCGCCGGTCCGGCCGGTCCCGCCGATGCCGCTGGCGCCGCCGATGCCGCCAATGCCGCCGATCCCGCAGGAGACCCTTCGATGA
- a CDS encoding DUF1876 domain-containing protein has product MQTLVGWHIEMEFHEQGPRTAAAALLRLGDGSELRAHGYTSRHPSDPEQLRVGEEIAAARALNDLASQLLTKAHGEIQQVSPIPTHPLS; this is encoded by the coding sequence ATGCAGACTCTTGTCGGTTGGCACATCGAGATGGAGTTCCACGAGCAGGGGCCGCGGACGGCCGCCGCCGCCCTGCTGCGACTGGGCGACGGATCGGAGCTGCGCGCGCACGGCTACACCAGCCGCCACCCGTCGGACCCGGAACAGCTCAGGGTCGGCGAGGAGATCGCCGCCGCACGGGCGCTCAACGACCTCGCCTCGCAGTTGCTCACCAAGGCCCACGGCGAGATCCAGCAGGTCAGCCCGATCCCGACCCACCCGCTGTCGTGA
- a CDS encoding PPOX class F420-dependent oxidoreductase: MHDRTDQLADSRYLLLTSYGEDGRQVHSQSWVVADGTALGIWTPAHSGEAERIRRHPKVLVGPCDSHGRPTGAQLPARAAVCDEDATARYRASLINKYGLSAFVALARSRMRLGLSGTIGIRITLNELEQRLIGPEWQAPTTYCPN, from the coding sequence GTGCACGACCGTACCGACCAGCTCGCCGACAGCAGATACCTCCTGCTCACCTCCTACGGCGAGGACGGCCGCCAGGTCCACTCGCAGAGCTGGGTCGTGGCCGACGGCACGGCGCTCGGCATCTGGACCCCCGCCCACTCCGGCGAGGCCGAACGGATCCGCCGCCACCCCAAGGTGCTGGTCGGCCCCTGCGACTCGCACGGCCGCCCGACCGGCGCCCAGCTCCCGGCCCGCGCGGCGGTCTGCGACGAGGACGCCACCGCCCGCTACCGGGCGTCGCTGATCAACAAGTACGGCCTGTCGGCCTTCGTGGCCCTGGCCCGCAGCCGGATGCGGCTCGGGCTGTCCGGCACGATCGGGATCCGGATCACGCTCAACGAGCTGGAGCAGCGGTTGATCGGGCCCGAGTGGCAGGCGCCGACGACGTACTGCCCGAACTGA